The region taaaatatttaaacttgaGATTCATCTTAGTgattcacttttttttagtttgaaaCTTTATCCACAATGTGGTCTGTTTTTCGAATGAAAATCATCACTAATTTTTGATAAGATTTAATGGTTATATTTGTTTACAAACCATTTATTGCttcaaaataatattgtatatattttcacttttattttttgtttagttttatgagtaatattatttattttttttattgcaagcACTGCCACACTTTATAACTCTATTCGTAGTAATATTTCTTCAAAGTTTAAGTGcattttttatatgttttcattttgtttggttggctttttgttattttgtcaCTTTtatgttgctggtgttgctgctgctgttgcttttgtgttttttgtgattttttttttttttttttgttttttatcgcTGAGGGAACGAAccgcaaacaaacaaaaaaaacaacgcaCACACCGAGCGTCGTCGTGGGTAGCTTTTCTTTTGcttgtgttgctgttgctattgcCGTGCGGCTATTACTGCTGcttggtggtgctgctgctgcttctgctgtggatggtggtgttgctgttggtaTTGTTGCCTCAGCTGCTATTTAATGCTGCTGCTCGGTGCTTTGTCGTGCGCCGTTTGGCAGTCGGTTGAGTACTGGCACGAGCCGCTGTCAGCGAAATCCAAACGACCCGACGAGATACGCCAGCactagcagcagcagcgaaagcagcaacagcaacagcgacGCCGACAGCGTGAAAGTTTGCTTTTTTGCATTGTTGCAGCGTTGCGTTGAGTGAgtccatgtgtgtgtgtgtgtgtgtgttactCAGTGAGTGAGTATCTGTGAGAGTGGAGGATTGGGGGTGTTACTGTTACTGTTAAACTTAACATTTGACTGTTGATAAGCTAGTACTGCTGTTAGGCATGTTGCATGTCAGctgctctctctctcgctgACTCTCTCTTAGTGAGTCTCCTCCTTCGTGCTAAAACCAATTCGTTTGTCATTTGTTTAATGacacaaatatttgcacaaagTGTTTGCATTTATGTATGCCGCGACAACCTGTCTTGCCCCACTTCCCCACTCTTGCCACCGCTACAACGTCCATCgcattttcaatttccatttCGGCGTCATGAAACTTTTCCCTCAATTTGTATTTGTgccataaattttattacCACTAATAGACTAATAATAATCCGGCTAATGATCGTCGGCAGAAAGTGGGGTTTAAGCTTTCAGGGAAATTGAATTCCTTGCCACAAAAGTCTGATGGCTGTTAAATTAGGTTGAGCCTACAAGGACACTCGAGGGGACCCTCTCCCtcccaaaaaaatacacaacaaACAACATAAACAACTAAATAAGGAAGTGACACCGGAAGCGGGCAGCGACGTCGACTGCGACGATGACAGAGACGCGTGGCGGAATGCGCAAAGGAATGCTCGGACTGGAGGCAAGGGGGGTGGGTGGTTGGTAGcctgcttttggccaaaagtagGGGGCAGGGCAGGTGGTCGCTTGCCAGGAATCACTCAAAATTGAGTCAGAGAGCCAAAACGAGTGGATTCTCTATACATCTCGTTCTTGTAGTCGCTTTTTGAAGGCAACGACACCGGCCGGCTGAAACTAGTTAAGTTCCACCAACAACCCTCCGCACTGGCCACACCACACAGcctccccttttttttgcccGTTGCCGTCATTGTGTGTGCAGCTTAACCTATAAAAATTCcgcaaccacaacaacaacaacaagaagtgCTGCTGCTACTGATGTTGCAAGAACAACAACTAATGGGAACACAAAGAACGCTGCTATTCTCTCTCCGGAAAATCTGAGCGCCTGTTACACACGCAACGAAGTTGCCAACACTAGTCCACACcgacacacaccacacacacaccaacacacacttGGAGCATAATTggggaaaaaggaaaaacggAAAATCAACAGTCAGGTTGATGATTTTATCTCTTAGGAAGCTGGAGGTGATTTAAGAGTTGCAATAACTGTTAACTGTAAACTTTTAAAGAGCTTTAATTTCTTAGAAATctcttatttataaaatttttaatatttttttaaaaattaaaaatcaacttCAACTTCAGTGTAATGTACTGGTGGCGTTCATTTGTTTGATTTTGTTGTGATTATGCGCAATGTATCGCCGACAGAGGCAGCGACTGAAGCAGAGACAGCGACTGAAGCAGAGGCAGCGACTGCGACAGCGCTGTAGTCAGCGACCCATGGAGGGCATTGCCGAGAACAACGAGGGCCGGTCGCCACAACTGGATATGGGGACGACTCTCGCCCCGAAAGCCAGCTGGCAGCACAAGTGATAAGAACCGATACTGATACTGTTTCTGGTTAACATCAGACTTTTAAGGGGCTTTTCAGAAACAATTGTTTTTCAAAATCTATGCAAACCCTAGGAATTGAAATCTAAAGATGATTCCCCAGCGAATTTCTTAAAAGCGGGCATTTATAGTATGGGCACCggactgttgctgctgctgtcgtaaaataaaaactcattGCCAGTTTGGGGCGTCGCGTCGCTCAACTGGAAATGTGGCCAAGCTAAGGCTGCAGGTGCCAGACCCACCAAGTCATCTTGCACACAAatctatatactatataaacTATGTACAGATGTACATTATAACCCGTATGTAATTGCATTGAAAATTTCTTTGTGCAGCTTAATTAGTGACTGGCTGgctagctttttttttatttttgaggtTTTACAAATGATATCCGCAGTTTCTATTGACGACACAATTTTGAAGTTCCAAACAAGCAATTACACATCTAAGATTTGGAAGAAAGCTAGACAGGAGCATGATGATAACGGATCGAGAATCCACTAAACGTATGGGTGACGATCTCCTTCGTTGGTGTGAACTCGGCCCGTTCGATTATGGCACGGGGACTGCCACAGTTAAGGAGCCAGAACTTGAGTTCATTGACCTTCTGCAGGGTGCCCTCCAGCTGACCCTTGACCGTGCCCTTGTCGGTGTTCATCACCCAACCGCGCACCTGATTAACGGTGGCCAGTTCTAGGGTCTGTTTGCGCAGCCGCACCCCCTGGACTCTCCCGAAGATCTCGAAGCCGCACGTGAATATCGTCTCTGCCTGCTGGTGCATCCTGATACGTTTTTCCTTTCTCCTTCTTCCTCTTTCCATGCGGTTTAATCCTTTCAATGGTCCTTATacttaaaaggattttttttaaagcaaaacTTTTCAACGGAAATTTCGTAACTTGCCAGTATTTGAAGTGTTTGGGTGTTTAGgccttgtttatttttcaaagcCTACTATTCTTTATTTTCCATCTTTCCAAAACCAGTCTCACACAATATATAGCACTGCCAGAGTTTGGATCAGGGCGTTAATGACATTGTATCtattgtatgtatatgtatatcacATATCCCATATCAGCACGGGGGACTCATAAATCACTTGCCCCACTCACACTCCCCCGACTGAGCTCATCTCATGGCAATCCAATCAACTGGCAATGCCACAGAAGTTTGCAACCACCAAACACAGAGTCGCACCAcccacccatccacccactCCCTACTCTCAGTCGAGCGTCACCCCCCGTGCTGGAAACACCACCTATGGCCAGCCAACAATAACTAGCGAGATAAACAGACAACATTTTGGGCCGCTAATGCAAAGGCGCAACATCCAAATCGCCGACGAATTCTatggcaaatatttaataccAAATTTATGGGGGGTGGGGTGGAAATGAAGGGCAGAACTGGTGAAGAAGAAGGGCAGAAGAGGTACGCGGCATGTGGCATGAAGCAGGAATATTTCCAAAAGAGGCCAGTGATAAATGACTCCATGAAAAGCGAAAAATTCCAGACCCTTCCAGACTAgactactttttttttcgagtgtaCTTTTAGCCAAGCTGATGTGGCAACCATCGGTTAAACCTCTCGCAGATTTCGCAAAGTGGAACCAAAGGCTTCTAATTTTCTAGGCAGCCTCTACTCTACACACTACAACAGTGTggcaaatccaaatccaaatccgaATCGGACTCAGGCCTTAACTTCGTCGTGTGCTCATTCAAATGAAACAGCACGAGCCGCCGCTTCAGACCGAATTTCAAACCGATTCCATGTCACAGACGCTGCGCCTCAGTCTCGGCTTCAGTCGACGTCGACATCGACGCAGCTGGCGTGCCGAAGGTGAGCAAGCCAAATCAAACAAACCGAAGCGCAGCCAgtaaaatggataaaaaaaaatgaaaaaaacttGGAAACGCTTCAAGGGATTTCGCATGCCTGAGTATCGTAGAGGTAGAGCGAAAAAATGgctataatttatattaaatccATTTAAAAACGGGCATGAATATATCACCAATTACtcttaaattacaaaaaggtagagtgttttttttgtggtgtATTTAGCCTTAAAGCTGTTGCCTGAAACTGCGCTTCAATTGCGAAagccaaacaacaacaaaacactcacacacacacacacatacatacctAGTAGGTAAACAAAACACGGCTTTTCTGAAGGCAAACTGAGTGGAGAGGGCAGGTGAGAACTAAGAGAGAGAGTAAGAGCAGGAGAGGAAGGGATCTTCAAAGCTAAGCCTTAACAGAGGTCCCTAAAATCTTAAGCTCTATTAAcagaaaaatcaaaacataGATAGAGATACTTAaaagtatctttgtatcttaaAGAAGACTAGGGGCGCCaacacaaatcaaaaaaaagaagaacaaCAATTAAATCGaattggaaattaaaaataaaaaagtacaGTCCCCCAGGCCCAGAAAAGCAAACGCCCTGGGCCCCACCACCGCACCATTTtccaaattgaattgaaattgaaatgcaaaCGAAAgctaaaatactaaaattagCTTAAAATAAGTAAAAGCAGACAGAGGAGAAGCAATAACAACAAGTGAATAGAAAATCAAAGCGAAGCATATAAAACAGCGATAATTCAAACGCAGAATGTAAACACTTCAAATGGGGGGACTCGTGGGGGTGGAGAGTATTGTTGGAAAAGCTGAGAAAATACAACCACAGAAGCAatgcaaatgaaaattcataaTAAGCAgacgaagaagaagaagaagtagGGAATGGCGAGTGGAGTATAGTCCTCTCCCACTCCCCCTCGCAGACACACATTGATTTGTTTACCCGAATGACACAATTATTAATCCATGCAGAGAGAAAAATTAATTGCTGCATTTGAAGTGATATTTTCAGGTCTTTCAAACAAGCCAAATTGAGTCACAAAATCACTTCCATTCCCCAGCTGTCctacactgcgtatacgtaacgtAAACCATGATCATAGCTTTCATGATACTCTAGCgttttatcaaaataaaattccttCGAGATGATGCCAGCCTGGGATTCCGTCATAGGCGAGTACCTCTGTTGTACTTATAATTACCCAGCTAAACTTACGGTTTTATCTGCACTTTATGCATATTTACACGCCGCAACAATGCTTGAGTGGAAGCGAGAACGCAGACACTCACCTGCAGTGAGGGGAAGCGAGACATGCAACTGATTAGCCACAAATGCAGCGTAAACGCAATGAGAATGATAAATCAACGGTCTAAAAATacagaagcaacaacaacaacaacaacaaaatcacGTCAGCAGCCAAATAAGGCAAACAATTGCAAAAATCTGCATGTGGCTGGCTGGGGACGCTGTCGCTAGTTCTGCCAGCGTCGCTGTTGGGTCTCTGTGGCAGTGCTGCCTagctaaaaatatttcattcggACTCGCTTAGAAAATCCAAAATTAGCTGCTATGGCGTGCGCACAAAATCCAAAATGAGGGACACAAATAGATGTACAatggggcgtatgcgtaatatttatatttaaatccaAATGAGTtaatatttggaaaatattgaaataactcattaaaattaatgttttataCAAATTCCCAATTATtataagaataataataagctTTAATAGTTAAAATATCCACTGTGCATTTGTGGCGTCACCGTTGAGCAGTGGCAGCGCAGCAGCAGAGACAGCGTGCGACCGCAGGTTGGCAGAAAGTCTGCCACTGATAACGGGAAATGGCATGCCAGCAACAGCGGCAGCAAAGGCACCAACAATACGGAGAGTGGCCCCATCgcaattctctctctctcattCTCCTCTT is a window of Drosophila bipectinata strain 14024-0381.07 chromosome 2R, DbipHiC1v2, whole genome shotgun sequence DNA encoding:
- the LOC108119239 gene encoding acylphosphatase-2, producing MERGRRRKEKRIRMHQQAETIFTCGFEIFGRVQGVRLRKQTLELATVNQVRGWVMNTDKGTVKGQLEGTLQKVNELKFWLLNCGSPRAIIERAEFTPTKEIVTHTFSGFSIRYHHAPV